From Mobula hypostoma unplaced genomic scaffold, sMobHyp1.1 scaffold_170, whole genome shotgun sequence, a single genomic window includes:
- the LOC134341843 gene encoding zinc finger protein 239-like, with product MRAADKGLGANRRQVGRGGQPGEGAAEMPFACSDCGRRFTQSSHLLAHQSAHTGRKPFACPDCGKGFTRAAYLRRHQAAHTGRKPFACSDCEKGFTRSSDLLAHQSVHTGERPFPCPECGKAFSQSFQLKVHRRVHTGERPFPCPECGKAFSQSSHLQRHRRLHSGERPFVCPDCGKGFIWSFELRLHRRLHSGPLPFACPDCAKGFARSFELTLHRRVHTGERPFACPDCGRRFTQLSNLQTHRTVHTGERPYPCSECGKAFARSSHLVAHYRVHTGERTK from the exons ATGCGCGCAGCGGACAAAGGGCTCGGGGCGAACCGACGACAG GTCGGACGCGGCGGCCAGCCGGGGGAGGGGGCCGCGGAGATGCCGTTCGCCTGCTCGGACTGCGGGAGGAGATTCACCCAGTCGTCGCACCTCCTGGCGCACCAGTCGGCCCACACCGGCAGGAAGCCCTTCGCCTGCCCCGACTGCGGGAAGGGCTTCACCCGGGCCGCCTACCTCCGGCGGCACCAGGCGGCGCACACCGGCAGGAAGCCCTTCGCCTGCTCCGACTGCGAGAAGGGCTTCACCCGCTCCTCCGACCTGCTGGCCCACCAGTCGGTGCACACCGGCGAGCGGCCCTTCCCCTGCCCGGAGTGCGGGAAGGCCTTCAGCCAGTCCTTCCAGTTAAAAGTCCACCGGCGGGTCCACACCGGCGAGCGGCCCTTCCCCTGCCCCGAGTGCGGGAAGGCCTTCAGCCAGTCGTCCCACCTGCAGAGGCACCGGCGCCTGCACTCGGGCGAGCGGCCGTTCGTCTGCCCGGACTGCGGCAAAGGGTTCATCTGGTCCTTCGAGCTGAGACTCCACCGGCGGCTCCACAGCGGCCCGCTGCCATTCGCCTGCCCCGACTGCGCCAAGGGCTTCGCCCGCTCCTTCGAGCTGACGCTGCACCGGCGGGTCCACACCGGCGAGCGGCCGTTCGCCTGCCCCGACTGCGGCCGGCGCTTCACGCAGCTCTCCAACCTGCAGACGCACCGGACGGtgcacaccggggagaggccctACCCCTGCTCGGAGTGCGGGAAGGCCTTCGCCCGCTCCTCCCACCTGGTGGCCCACTACCGGGTCCACACCGGCGAGCGGACGAAATGA